TACCAACGGAAAAAAGTTATCGCAGAAGCAATGATTCCGATCACAGAAGATTATCCCAAACCGACACAGTTCGAGAGGGCGCAACGAGTTGcaatggaacgaacaaaacgatggtcgttTGGCGATAAGATGAGAATGGCTGCGCGTATTAAACTAAAATCAACCACCTACACAGTTAATACAACGGCAACGCTAAAGCATTTGTATTGGAACCGAGACGGCAACGCAGCACGCAATATAATGCAGTTGGGTCTGTGCCAATACAACGATTGTCTCCCCATTGAATTCAACAAAGACGAGGCATTCCAGCGACCGAAAAAGAAAGATTAACTCAATAAAGAACACCGCGTTCTTCTTGTTCTACGGAACGGAAATGGCCGTAAACGAGGTCGAGAAAAATAATATACATTAGGGGTCTTTCATATGTATACGACGGGATAGTTCCCTGAACTTCCACAATAAATGATCCGTGATTCATTCCCATATATCAGACAATTCCACatgtgtttggtggctgctATAATGTGCACACTGAGTGACTCGTACGAAGTAactcaacgcacttcaagcaaaagcgattcgagtgacagctgtcaaatagagtactattttgtgaAGTACATAACCCAAATACGATCAATTTGTGGGCATACATTCACGCGAGATATCAGTTTAGCACCTATCTTTTTTACATAATTCCCGCCTAATACGTCTCCGAGTCTGCAAATGAAAGATTTGGTTTGAATCTGTTTGTACCTACATCAAACAGTGTAAGACATTCGGTAATATTTGTGATCCGACGAAAGATTAAATACGTTAAAAGGTTCTCTTGTTTCCTTTACTGTGGTAAGCAAGAAAAGCTtaaatttcgaacaatttcttcttttgtaaaaatgagCTACAAATTTTGCCACATAATGCATAAAATGTCTGTGTTGTCATCAACGACATTCCGAAAAGTATTTACCGGCGCCGaattaacgaaattatttattttataagcCACCAAAGTATGTATATACATGCAAAACTTgataaatttcgaaaacagACGGcgtgaaaaatggaaatgataCAGCCCATCGCTTTTCCGACCTAGCATTTTATATAAAGTGACGGGTATCTCTCTACGTACGCCATATTATGCCAAAGTGGAAAGCATAAAAAACGGAATACACAAAATTGCAACCTGTCGTGTTAATCTCATGTCATGCTGATGTGTCATGATGACATTGGGCTGTAATTCATGAacgcaaaatgaaaattttttccttttttttgttagagaCACAGTCTTTTGCGATACAATGCGTtggctttttatttttggtagaAATATATCGTCAGATTATAAACTGTTGAAGGATGGGCCTCGTATAATTACAAGATTCTTTTGACTTTTTATTACTTCCGTAAAtggattattattatttcgtatGGCATTATAAACAGCTGATTATCACATCgcaaatattaaaacaaaaaagatcaagaaaagtttaaaaaaaaaaacgaaatgaaaagaaaaaaaaaatttcaacaaagcaacaaaaaaaaatcaacgtcGGGAAAGCATACTATCGTCACACTTGAACATCCAATTGATTGAGCCATTGAATAGCGTTAGGCGTCAGTTCGTGTAATTCGACTAGGCCACCAGTGAACTTTCTTGCTGGGCAAACGTCGACAATATGATTGGTGGTTTGAACGTCTGAGTTGCAGTCGCAGTTCGGTGATGTGATCACATTCCACTTGTAAAGTAAATCGGCGCAACGGCCGTGGCCAGTCCTAAACCTGTTTAATCGACACCAGGTTTTCCGATCTGCGTCAAAACCATTGATCTTTTCTGTCGGGTCAGTGATCAGGTGTTCGTTGTGAAGATTTTCCGCACGCCAAGCTTCTCGCCACTTTTCCTTAATGtcgaattcataattttcgtcTGTGTTATAAAATGGTTCGCACCAGATTGGCTTTCTGGACTTTAACCTTGAGATGATCGGTGCAAGAATAAGGTCCTGGTGGATCGGGAGGCTTTCGTTTTTAGCGATTTTTGACCATTCTCGATGTAGTGCGGCTTCGCGACGAATAGTCGATGGGATAATGTTCGCCAGTACTGGTAACCATGCCGTTGGTGTTGAACGTATCGTTCCGGTGACAATTCGTAGAGCAGCGTTAATTTGCGTATCTACTTTGCTTGTGTGCGAGCTTCTTAACCACACAGGGCAACAATATTCCGCAGTCGGATAGACCATCGATAGAGCCGCAGTCCGCAATGTGTTGGCATCACATCCCCACGTTGAGCCTGCCAGCTTTTGGATGATATTGTTTCTCGACTTTAGTTTCTGTGCCGTTTTTTCCAGATGTGGTTTATGTGTTTGGGTTCTGTCCATGGTATAGCCAAGGTACTTCGGATTGGAGTTGAATTTCAACGTCTTTCCACAAAATTTGGCTGTCAGCTGCGTCGACGCTTCTCTGTTGTTTAAGTGGAAGTAACCAATTTCCGTTTTATCTGGATTTGGGCACAATCGCCAATCTCGATAGTACTTTTCGAGTGTTGCCAGGTCCACATTGAGAATTTGTTCAATGTACTTTGGGTTCCGGTGTTGAGCGGCTTGTGCATTGTCATCGGCGTAGCTGAACTTTCGGGAAATAGTCTGTGGCATATCGTAGATGTACAAATTGAAAAGAAGCGGCGCCAGTACAGAGCCCTGTGGTAGGCCGTTGTTCAAAAATTTAGTCTTGCTGCAGTTTCCATTCATAAATACTTTGATTTGTCTGTTCGACAACATGTTCTGCAGTAGTTGTGTGAGTACAGAGCATTTTACAACATCGACAAATTTCAATAACAGTCCATCCTTCCATACCGTATCGTATGCCGACGATAGGTCTACGAATGCAACACCGGTTTTCAGCTTTAATTCGAAACCAGATTCGATATGCGTTGACAAGGCGAGAATTTGGTCACAACAACTCCGGTCTTTCCTGAACCCGGCAAATTCTGGTGGAAGGACTTCCTCAATCGTATCGTAAATCCTGTTGTATATTAAGCGTTCCAATGTCTTATAGCATACGCTCAAGAGTGAGATAGGACGGTAGCTGGCAGGATCGTCTTCGGGTTTGTTGGGTTTGAGTATGGCGATTACTTTACTTTTCCGAAATTCTCTGGGGATGTTCTTCGTCAGTAGAATATCattcatgaattttgttaaCCAATTTCTCGCTGATTTGCCAAGATTTTTGACGAATTCTGGGTAAATCATATCGGCGCCTGCAGCTTTCCCTAGTTTGAGAGAATCAATTGCCTGATtgatttcttcaatttcaaacATTCGTGACAACTGCGGGTTGGCGGaaaggtttttcttcttcacttTCAAGGCGCTCTTAACGTACTTTTTCCTGCCCTTACTGACTTTAACGGCAGACGATATTTTTGCTATTCTTATTGCCATCGCGTCTGGGGTGACTGAGCAGTTTTGGGACTTTCTTTTTATCATGTTCTTGGCTGTACCAAGCTTTCGGAGAGTATTCCAAGCCTTTCTGGTGGACCGTGTGAAGTCCATATTTTCAGTCGTTTTGGCCCATTTTTCTTTCCTATTCGCGTTCAGCGCATCCAAAAGTTCTTCAGAGATATCGGGGTCGCCGGATTCTTCGTACTCTTTGTACAAGCGCTCCAGATCGTTACTCCAGCCTGGAATGTATTGTTTTCGGTAACCTCTTGGAATATTACGCTTTGCTGATGAATTTACAACTCCCACAAATCGTTCATAATTATTTCGCTTAGGTGCGAACCAGCGGATGTTGGCGTCAACTTCTCGTTGAAAATTTAACCAATTTGCCTTCTGAAAGTTCCAGCGTGGTTTTCGAATTGAATCGACAATCGGTATGGTTATACCGACAGAAATTTTGACCGGACGATGTTGGCTTTTTGGAAAGTTGTGTAGTACTGATCGCGAGGCTGAAATCGGCTGGTTTCGATCGTTGGATGAGACAAAACAGAGGTCCGTAAATGGATGACATAGAGCGATTACATGCAAATTTATAGAAACGTAAAGGGCagtcaaaagaaaaagtttttatttttaattgttcgAAATCGAGATTCTCTTTTGatctaaaatcaaaatttgaattcaagaCAGGCTGTCTTCAGCACACAACATGCCTAATTAGGAAAATTCATCgccgacaaaatttttgatttttctgaaccaatttcaaatgcatttttcCAACTGTAAAAGAGTGTGACAAAAGTCGTGACATCAATGGAAGTAAAGTATAATTAGCTAAAGTAGtatagatctcttcgtttggtgaaactgatgacggaaacgtgaggaatggtggggaaaagtgtgcaaactaattgaaaccaacttcacagTTTCACATAGTAATGCATAAGTGAGTGCGcccaattctttgaaatgaatgtaaatgaactaaatacggggaattcccttagaagcaaagttggttgtcattagtttgcacacaaaaccgaaccgtcgatcgtcacgccagctgtcattttagtgatcttATAGAACCATCATAATGTTGTCCGGTtcaatctgctacttctttttaTAAAAGCATAATGTTtactacaaaatcttgtacttcatctGTTTTGACACATAATTTCACTAAGATCACATTAACCAGAAGCCATCGGCTCTGTCGATATCAGATGACTATAACCGTATAACCATCAGTATGCCATCAATTTCATCGATATTGTAACTAGCacgaaataataaatgaatttacattggtaacaattttccatttcttaCAGCAAACAATCAAGAATGATACAAAatgattatttaatttttacaacaCACACAGACACTGTCTGTATATATCGATCAAATGATGAACACGAgaaaattgaaagacgaaaCTTTAAAGACTACACGTCTTGTATATTTATTTCTCATTGAATTGATTGAGATTTATTCTACGTCAATATTTATGTTACAGAAATCTTTAATCTTTCTAACATCATTCCACATTAAATTGTGACAGTTCGTTTACATCTTCCTCGGTGGAAATTAACAGCTTTGTCGGTCGATCACAAACtgtttattttatgatttcttTTGATTGCCTTGTTGAGTTGCTTTCatcattttaacatttatatatacacataGCGCACTCATGAAGTAAATTCGAATTGACTCTGTTTGGAGCTTGACGGAATAGGGAAatggaaatgcaattttcgtgtcaaagaatttttatggTTACTTCTGATACAAAGGTTGACGGATAATTTAGTAATCTTAATACAAACAGTTATATCATCGCCATATATacataaaatctgttacttcttctgTTAACTTTTTATacaacgaaatcttttacttcatttacttTACAAACATTTCGACGCATAAAAGAATTGAAACGAGAACCAATCCTAtgatttttgtcgttgttgccGATAGCAGATGATATTTCAAATGATAACGTATTGGTTAAACGTtggattttttcaaatattttatcaatcgacTGTATTATCGAATATGCCCAATAATAAGATCTACTATGGCTCCGGCGGTAACTGATCAAGaacattattattttaatattgaaatatgaaagtTTTCAATCATACCAATCatgagaaaaaaagttttcgaaaattggttAAGTACGTCCCGAGTCTCGAATCTCGAATCCGAGTCTTCTCGAAGTGAATCAATTGTTTTCTGTTTGTAGTTAACGTTTCTCAGCAATAAAGTCttcaaagtaaaattctttcaaaacctTCCTTCTGTTAacttgttacagacggcaagcatttatgaccagtattatagTATCGGGTCTATAACTTCCACCGAtgatcgatcaaagtatttttgatcggttgatttcaaatcttgtacttcaattttttcacatGCATTTTATCATATAAATGACCATATTAGCCAgatcttgtcattatttttgtcttctttatcgataacagataacgGTCGTATGTGACAAgttaatgtggcaattttcaTCGAGAATGCAGTGAATTTCAACGATTTTGTGATAAcaggaaaaaatcgaaaaaaaaaataaatttccagcgaatttcatgttttttcaCAGATACAcggagaaatgataacagatggcattGCTGCAGCCTCACTGGAACGCAGCGCCATctattatcatttctctgcagCCACAATATGTGcaatttagaaacttttatttcatttcaaatttcagcACCCTAAGAGTATGGCGGCCCTACTATGGCCGTAAAGAaaatttccatataaaaaatgacttgcattttaacattaaattttttgctgCCACATTTGTGTGATACGGTCATACTGGATATACGTTCACCGGATTTTATATTCTTAACCTAAGGTCAGAGAGCTCTCGAGTGCTTGTGTTAGTATATTGTGGACTGCGACATATTAATAATGTCAAAATTGTGgtttttcttaataatttttcatgacTTCATTCCATCCAAGATATCTAATATTAACAACCGATGGTCAACGCGTACGCACCTAAACTCACATAAgagaatataaaatttatcgtCGTCGTCTAACATTGATGTACTGAATGGTAAAATGTCATCTGAACATCTCCACCGTTCACCTATGCCATAAACTattcaatttataataatGTTATTGTAAAATGTGTATAATGCACGGATAAATGCACGATAATATTgccttttatttttgtgtgtaagcACATATGCAGCAGCATAAAATTAATCGTAAATAACGTTAAGTCGTTCCTTAtattaaattctattttattgcatGTTGTCAACGATGGCAGTTATTGTACATATATGAAAACGTGGCTTTTAACACTAAACAAAAACCTATCCACGTTTGGTTGGGttatatttgaaaacaaattgtttttaataaaaaatggaaacacaGCCTACAACGTGTCTAagattttaatatattttattatacgCATAACACACAGTAGTAGCAGAATGTCAgttgaaattgtaatttgtgTTCGGATTTATAGTGTAGTATGGTGCGTTTAGGatatatatcgagtatatAAAAATGGTAGATTGTGTGGTGGTTCTTTCTTTTTCCTCTCGGTCGtttcctttcatttattttcggttCTCCATTTAATATATGTTAAAAACGAAAGTTAACCATAAAAATTCGTATGAAATTCAAAGATTGTGACAGAAATGAGGCACATGAATCCCAATATTATagtaaaacaaacgaaataaatttacgAACTTTCTGTTTTAATTCAttacaacaaacaaaatgattttccattttcatataGCAATTTACGACTCACATTATTGTAATTTATGGCAGGAAggtggaaatttttattgagaaACGCTGTTAATCCACTCGTAAATTTTGGTATATATGTGTGACATACGCACACACTTAATAATACTATACTTTCTGCTTACGCACCAGCAAAATCCCATGTAGTGGAACGAGAACGTGTGGAGTGTCGTATATATGTTATTATATAGTTTATTGTCGACCACAATATTAAAATGATCCACTGAAATGCAGTCACCCAGCAATTGTTTATATGGAAAAGTCTTGTGTAAAGATCTAATTCTTTGAAGTTATATCAGCCTCTAGCTCTTATTAGAAACATTCTAACAAAacttagaattttttgttctttattcGTAAACTCATTCTTTTGTCGTTGTTACTtagaattataaaatttttgaaaataatatttataaacGAAACGGCTGCGTATGCTGATGATAGTAAAGGTTCGCGCTGATCCAagtcaatttcaaattaattccaCCAACTGACTACACATTATTTTACATCGCAGACACTCATATTTTTGCTTAAATGCGTtctataattaatttttcaagaataagaagcgaaaaaaaataacatttcgtAATCAAATACGCATGATACGCACAACGCACAATGTGTGTATATCTTTTATGCTTGTTGTAAtacactcgcttcgctctggccgcaaacttcaccctcgctaatttttgttctatttattcggttttgtttataaggaaaagtcacataacaagaaaaatactattgaaatagattcaaaaattctgttagcaacatcagcttgttcgttagaccaacataatctatcttAGAACCTAGCCTcaggaattaattccattctcccccaaacattttttttaaatcggttgaactttgctccagttcAGTTGTTGTATTaacaaaaagcagaaaaagcttctttcgagaactaccaccagatggttgaaccgataccgccTATTTtggaacttgacctgaggattccaatacttcgttgaataaaaaaaagtttttgaaaatcggttgaactttgctccagttatcgtgttaacaaagaacagaaaaggcttctttcgagaactaccaccagatggttgaaccgataccgccCATATTCTAAtgtgacctgaggatttcataacttcgtcgaaaaaaaaaaaagttttcgaaaatcggttgagtgagatttactcaagtaatcgtgttaacaaagagcacaaaattgttatatttaacgttttttcatcacatttccatacatttttaatcatagtgaacttgTTACCTACTACggtgtatttgtttttgtaaaacccatgacttacagtcaagggaattaataTCAGGGATATAAGATCCGTAGATGAAGCGACAACTCTCGAAATGTATGTTATGAATAGCGGATACTATTCCGCACGGAAATATGTTGAACGAATTGATCGAATTGTTTGTAAACATTTCCTAGAAACGTCCTAAATCACTGTCAATACTTACTCGCTTACAGTCAGCCTAATCTTCATCTGCATCACGAATGAAGCCAACAATTGATTGACACAAAATTAGTTCATTTCTCTTCTAGGACAAGttcataaattcaaaaataaaatgagtaAAGGGCAATGCGAATGCCACAACAGTCGTTGATGTACGTTCAGACCCAAGAGATCCGTTTCTCATAGAATTCGATCACAAGTTGTGGACATTTCTCCTTCGCCTCGTCCACAGTAACCAAATCACGTGTCTTGCATCCGttccattcaattttgaaCATAAGTGCATTGGTCTCACCCACTTCGTACATACCTGAAAGCAACTGTTTAGAATTTGGTCGAATTGGAACGAAATTGTACGCTTCTCATTACCAACAATGCGTTTCGGCTCCAGACCACGTTGAAAGCCAATCCTcggtttttctttcgtttctgGAGGAGATTGTTCACCAGAAGCTGTTTTTCGTTTGTATTCGGCAACTTTGTCAGCATCCAGGTTTTTTTCCAATTCCCATGTGTGCAATTGTTGCCCTTCCCATTGCACCTTGTAATACGTCTGGGAAATTTGGCAAATTAACTTTTGATTTCCAGGACAAAATAAACTTTCGGTGATTGGCTTACCCTTTCGCCTCTTGTTCGATGGCCTATGATTTTCTTGAACTCCGAACAGCCCGCTGTTTTTGAGTGATTTCTCTTTCGCTTGTCACGCTGTAATCGaatgaaaatatcagaaatGTTGGCCCCGGTGCAAAAGCTCGTTTGCCATTTAATAAAAACTGTTTTATTGGTTGACTAGACGTAGATTCTTAAGACAATTTGCAATTACCATGTTTCTATGATCAATTGAGGGAGTCGGAGTATGTGTGTAATTTcgtttcacttttttcagCAGCACAAATTGAGGTTCTGTAATTCTATTCTGTCAACAAAGCTCCATCGAAATGACGTCAAGAATCTGTCGTCTCCGATTGTAAAGGACAAACTTAGATGGCGTTACTGgtactattttttttcgatttcagaGGCAGAGAAATGACCACTAGATCTTCATTCGctaattttttattgcttcATTATCAAGTTTGAAATATTGATCGAACTGATCGGTTCGGCGTTAATCCAATGTGATTATTGTTGTTCGGTTATTCGAACTGGATGGAGCGGAGTTGTATCTGTGATATGGAATCAATGACATAATATTATGTCATTGTATGGAATACACTCGCACACGTTTTTCTCTCTCTACTTATAGCTTGTGTAGATGAAGAGATAACATAATCTGaaattaatgtcaaaagtGATTTACTACAGCGACCGCTTCCATTATAtcataaccttattttctgtCGACagatttattgttgatttcTATTCAGCAGTGCAGCACTGGTTAGAaagagatttaaaaaaattcatacaaaaatcacaaaGTTCCTACATGAATCACCTGAATTCACGTTATggccaggccttttaaaaagatatcgaaaataattttctgaaagtaatgttgaaaaattactCGACTGTGCGTGGAATAGTTAGCGCTgtataatattattttgtggCTGTGTGTGTGCGCGCCTTAGTTTCATTCTACacacacagaaaatgtttgatgcCTGATCAAAGAtatcattaattaatttttcggttATATAGTGAATAGTGAATAGTGAATATAGTGAATAATATGTCGTCGAACATTATATTTCCGATAAACAAAGTCTTATTGTAGTTAACTAGTTACAATCAAAAATGATTGCATCTCTCTGGATTCTAAATTTCTCTTCTAACATGTACATGTACTCAGCCAGTAGCGTTTGATTCGATTTCataatcgaaattattgatgCAACCCTGCACTCttcgaatgtttttttagCAACTTTTGTAGGTGACTCGGCCATTTCATATTGATTTGTCAAACATCAAAGAACATCATAGAACATCAAATACGATCGGAGGTTTGTATcaagttttaatttaatttttcttttctttttcaggtCTGGCGAACgaatttttgcaataaattcattgaattcagtgaatttattgcaaaattgtgaaaatatgAATCGAAGACaacggtttaaaaaaaaagaagaaatttttcgtttcaatcggcCATTTTCGACGCGttccaaaaaattctatttgagaatttcttcgatttatattttcacatttcgaatggaaaatcaattttaattcaaaaactttgttctcgttgtcttcaatttttccttacgGTAACTGATCACAACGAGAACAATGTTTTTGAATTAAGATTGATTTTCCCTTCCATGTGCATACCCGACATGATGAAGGTATGCGCCAACGGTGTTAGTCTAAGAGATTAACCGCCTCATTCCTTTTAGTTACCCCCCCAACTCTTTTTCATTCCCTTTTAAACTCATGGCCTAAATGTGCACCCGACCGATCTTTAGGGCGACCACTAGCTCCCCTCCACCTGCACCGGCGGAACAATGGTCAAGGTTTTTAACCTTGGCTACCGTTACGGTGGAGGCTGCCATATCTCAAATCATTGGTTTCAGGAAACCAATTCTGAAGTTTCCACCGCCTTTAGGTGGAAGCAGAGCAGGGCAGGGAAACATGCACATTACAGTTTTCCCCATTTAGCAAATTCCATGTATGCCATGCATACATTAGGGTATTAGGGATGTAAATTGCATTCGATTTGGTGATGTAAATATGTTTCATTAGTGTGTGGTAATGGAACATATTGACATTGCTAAATCAAATGCAATTTACCTGTAGGGTATGCTAGGCAAGGTAAAAGAAGTAGGAGGTACTgccttcaattttttttttccaatttctaaATTCAGTCTCAGTTTCAGTAGTTCATAGTGAACTGATTTCAAGTTTTAGCTTCACACTGAAACAAAAACGGAATACGAACGTGTGTAGCTTTCATTTGTAAATAATATTGAATTGAACATCGTACCTCCTACATTACCTTATAGTGATAGCGTTAGGCGTATCGCTAACAATAATAAGACAAAACCAAATCATTCCATAAATGAACAGTACACACATTTTGatcgagtaaaatttatttcatttaacgtTCCATTGACTGGATGGTTCATTTGTCACTTTATTGTTAGCGATTCAGGGAATTAGGATTGAATATGGTCAAAGAAGGTAAgcataaatttgataaaatgcattgataaaaacaaaaacaaatcacGTCATCCAATACTTtttgtcaagttacgaattcttaaagtttcaAGAATCGGCGTCCAAACATCtaattccatacaaaatgtgACAAAAATTTGTGGTGAATGTTGTAGCTAATTTCGCCATCTATATGGTTCGAGCGCGTAATCCACATTCATCCCAAATTtaacgcattttctagtgtgAAAAAGTATTCGTGACGCAATCGATTTCAGTTATAGGTCAGtcacttataagttataagtcacaTTGGTTCGTGGACGTATAACACATCATGTTTTGTgtcaaccgagaattgaagtaggcaaatgcacaaaattcttaattttcattataaacaATCACTTATTGTGCActtttcaatctagttatcgacgtggaaatccgtcgtatttcaattctcggtggcacaatagttatttaccaAACTAGTGATGACTggtttcgtaaaaaaaaacaattattacATGTTAAGGCAGTTGAAAGTCTCGACTAAGTGTGAAAAAGTGTTTGTGAAGTGATCATATTCAGTTTCTTACAGTCTTCAACTTTTACAAAGTATCTAAAACATTGTGCCATAGATTTTCTATTGGCTTTAAATTAACAATAATTGTCAATTTTTCGGCAAAAGTGAATTAAGTCATTGATCTAATTGATACTTTGTAAAAGTTTGGAAAGTTTGAAACTGAATATTGAATATAACATcaatataatgaaaaaactaataaaaaagcaaaaaaaaagaaattatcggCAAAATACTGTAGCCGTATAAAAAAAGGCATAAAAAACAGCCAGCCAAAAATATTAGGCAAAAAACTTTAGCCGAAAAAAAAGGCATAAAAAACAGCCAGCCAAAAATATTAGGCAAAAAACTGTAGCCGTATAAAAAAAGGCATAAAAAACAGCCAGCCAAAAATATTAGGCAAAAAACtttagccgaaaaaaaaaggCATAAAAAACAGCCAGCCAAAAATATTAGGCAAAAAACTGTAGCCGTATAAAAAAAGGCATAAAAAACAGCCAGCCAAAAATATTAGGCAAAAAACtttagccgaaaaaaaaaggCATAAAAAACAGCCAGCCAAAAATGTTAGGCAAAAAACTATAGCCTAAACAATAAACCTCAAATTCATCGcttaatttaataattgtgTCTATGTttacagaaataaattaacatgAAAAACACAAAGGAATTAAGTTCGGACTCGGACA
Above is a genomic segment from Bradysia coprophila strain Holo2 chromosome IV unlocalized genomic scaffold, BU_Bcop_v1 contig_106, whole genome shotgun sequence containing:
- the LOC119070812 gene encoding chromobox protein homolog 1-like: MRDKRKRNHSKTAGCSEFKKIIGHRTRGERTYYKVQWEGQQLHTWELEKNLDADKVAEYKRKTASGEQSPPETKEKPRIGFQRGLEPKRIVGMYEVGETNALMFKIEWNGCKTRDLVTVDEAKEKCPQLVIEFYEKRISWV